One window from the genome of Mauremys mutica isolate MM-2020 ecotype Southern chromosome 4, ASM2049712v1, whole genome shotgun sequence encodes:
- the RBBP5 gene encoding retinoblastoma-binding protein 5 isoform X5 gives MNLELLESFGQNYPEEADGTLDCISMALTCTFNRWGTLLAVGCNDGRIVIWDFLTRGIAKIISAHIHPVCSLCWSRDGHKLVSASTDNIVSQWDVLSGDCDQRFRFPSPILKVQYHPRDQNRVLVCPMKSAPVMLTLSDSKHVVLPVDDDSDLNVVASFDRRGEYIYTGNAKGKILVLKTDTQDLVASFRVTTGTSNTTAIKSIEFARKGSCFLINTADRIIRVYDGREILTCGRDGEPEPMQKLQDLVNRTPWKKCCFSGDGEYIVAGSARQHALYIWEKSIGNLVKILHGTRGELLLDVAWHPVRPIIASISSGVVSIWAQNQVENWSAFAPDFKELDENVEYEERESEFDIEDEDKSEPEQTGADAAEDEEVDVTSVDPIAAFCSSDEELEDSKALLYLPIAPEVEDPEENPYGPPPDAVQTSLTDEGIGSEKKRQSSSDGPQPPKKKPKMTNIELQGVPNDEVHPLLGVKGDGKSKKKQAGRPKGSKGKEKDSPFKPKLYKGDRGALPLEGAAKGKVQAELGQPLTGGAISELL, from the exons ATGAACCTGGAGCTGCTCG AATCCTTTGGACAGAACTATCCTGAG GAGGCCGATGGGACGCTGGACTGTATCAGTATGGCTTTGACATGTACCTTTAATAGGTGGGGCACTTTGCTTGCAGTGGGCTGTAACGATGGCCGCATTGTCATCTGGGACTTCTTGACGAGAGGCATAGCCAAAATCATAAGTGCCCATATCCACCCTGTCTGTTCTTTATG CTGGAGTCGAGATGGTCACAAATTGGTGAGTGCTTCAACTGATAACATCGTATCACAGTGGGATGTTCTGTCTGGAGACTGTGACCAGAGGTTTCGGTTCCCTTCACCCATCTTGAAAGTTCAGTATCACCCCCGAGACCA AAACAGGGTTTTGGTGTGTCCCATGAAATCTGCACCAGTGATGCTAACGCTGTCTGATTCAAAACATGTTGTTCTACCTGTGGATGATGACTCCGATCTGAACGTGGTGGCCTCTTTCGACAGGCGAGGGGAATATATCTATACAGGCAATGCCAAGGGGAAG ATCTTGGTCTTAAAAACAGATACTCAGGATCTGGTTGCTTCCTTCAGAGTAACAACTGGAACCAGCAACACCACAGCTATTAAATCAATAGAATTTGCCCGGAAAGGAAG ctgcttTTTAATAAATACAGCTGACCGAATAATCAGGGTATATGATGGTCGGGAAATACTAACCTGTGGGCGAGATGGAGAGCCTGAGCCAATGCAGAAGCTTCAGGATTTAGTAAACAg GACACCATGGAAGAAATGCTGTTTCTCTGGGGATGGGGAGTACATAGTGGCAGGATCAGCACGGCAGCATGCCCTGTACATCTGGGAGAAGAGCATTGGAAACCTAGTGAAAATCCTCCATGGAACCAGAGGGGAGCTGTTGCTAGATGTAGCA TGGCATCCTGTCCGACCAATCATCGCTTCCATTTCCAGTGGTGTTGTGTCAATATGGGCTCAGAATCAAGTG GAAAACTGGAGTGCCTTTGCGCCTGACTTTAAAGAGCTGGATGAAAACGTAGAGTATGAAGAGAGGGAGTCAGAGTTTGACATTGAGGATGAAGATAAGAGTGAGCCAGAGCAGACAG GTGCTGATGCTGCAGAGGATGAGGAAGTGGATGTAACCAGTGTAGATCCTATTGCTGCCTTCTGTAGcag CGATGAAGAACTGGAGGACTCCAAGGCATTGCTGTATTTACCTATTGCTCCTGAAGTGGAAGACCCAGAAGAAAACCCTTATGGACCCCCACCTGATGCTGTCCAGACCTCCCTAACTGATGAGGGAATAGGCTCCGAGAAGAAGAGGCAGTCATCATCTGATGGACCTCAGCCACCAAAGAAGAAACCCAAAATGACCAACATTGAACTGCAAGGAGTGCCTAATGATG AAGTCCATCCGCTGCTGGGTGTGAAGGGAGATGGTAAATCCAAGAAGAAGCAAGCAGGCAGGCCTAAAGGATCAAAAGGTAAAGAGAAAGATTCTCCATTTAAACCGAAACTCTacaaaggggacagaggtgctTTACCTCTGGAAGGAGCAGCGAAGGGTAAAGTGCAGGCGGAGCTGGGACAGCCTTTGACAG GTGGtgcaatctcagaactgttaTGA
- the RBBP5 gene encoding retinoblastoma-binding protein 5 isoform X7 produces the protein MNLELLESFGQNYPEEADGTLDCISMALTCTFNRWGTLLAVGCNDGRIVIWDFLTRGIAKIISAHIHPVCSLCWSRDGHKLVSASTDNIVSQWDVLSGDCDQRFRFPSPILKVQYHPRDQNRVLVCPMKSAPVMLTLSDSKHVVLPVDDDSDLNVVASFDRRGEYIYTGNAKGKILVLKTDTQDLVASFRVTTGTSNTTAIKSIEFARKGSCFLINTADRIIRVYDGREILTCGRDGEPEPMQKLQDLVNRTPWKKCCFSGDGEYIVAGSARQHALYIWEKSIGNLVKILHGTRGELLLDVAWHPVRPIIASISSGVVSIWAQNQVENWSAFAPDFKELDENVEYEERESEFDIEDEDKSEPEQTGADAAEDEEVDVTSVDPIAAFCSSDEELEDSKALLYLPIAPEVEDPEENPYGPPPDAVQTSLTDEGIGSEKKRQSSSDGPQPPKKKPKMTNIELQGVPNDEVHPLLGVKGDGKSKKKQAGRPKGSKGGAISELL, from the exons ATGAACCTGGAGCTGCTCG AATCCTTTGGACAGAACTATCCTGAG GAGGCCGATGGGACGCTGGACTGTATCAGTATGGCTTTGACATGTACCTTTAATAGGTGGGGCACTTTGCTTGCAGTGGGCTGTAACGATGGCCGCATTGTCATCTGGGACTTCTTGACGAGAGGCATAGCCAAAATCATAAGTGCCCATATCCACCCTGTCTGTTCTTTATG CTGGAGTCGAGATGGTCACAAATTGGTGAGTGCTTCAACTGATAACATCGTATCACAGTGGGATGTTCTGTCTGGAGACTGTGACCAGAGGTTTCGGTTCCCTTCACCCATCTTGAAAGTTCAGTATCACCCCCGAGACCA AAACAGGGTTTTGGTGTGTCCCATGAAATCTGCACCAGTGATGCTAACGCTGTCTGATTCAAAACATGTTGTTCTACCTGTGGATGATGACTCCGATCTGAACGTGGTGGCCTCTTTCGACAGGCGAGGGGAATATATCTATACAGGCAATGCCAAGGGGAAG ATCTTGGTCTTAAAAACAGATACTCAGGATCTGGTTGCTTCCTTCAGAGTAACAACTGGAACCAGCAACACCACAGCTATTAAATCAATAGAATTTGCCCGGAAAGGAAG ctgcttTTTAATAAATACAGCTGACCGAATAATCAGGGTATATGATGGTCGGGAAATACTAACCTGTGGGCGAGATGGAGAGCCTGAGCCAATGCAGAAGCTTCAGGATTTAGTAAACAg GACACCATGGAAGAAATGCTGTTTCTCTGGGGATGGGGAGTACATAGTGGCAGGATCAGCACGGCAGCATGCCCTGTACATCTGGGAGAAGAGCATTGGAAACCTAGTGAAAATCCTCCATGGAACCAGAGGGGAGCTGTTGCTAGATGTAGCA TGGCATCCTGTCCGACCAATCATCGCTTCCATTTCCAGTGGTGTTGTGTCAATATGGGCTCAGAATCAAGTG GAAAACTGGAGTGCCTTTGCGCCTGACTTTAAAGAGCTGGATGAAAACGTAGAGTATGAAGAGAGGGAGTCAGAGTTTGACATTGAGGATGAAGATAAGAGTGAGCCAGAGCAGACAG GTGCTGATGCTGCAGAGGATGAGGAAGTGGATGTAACCAGTGTAGATCCTATTGCTGCCTTCTGTAGcag CGATGAAGAACTGGAGGACTCCAAGGCATTGCTGTATTTACCTATTGCTCCTGAAGTGGAAGACCCAGAAGAAAACCCTTATGGACCCCCACCTGATGCTGTCCAGACCTCCCTAACTGATGAGGGAATAGGCTCCGAGAAGAAGAGGCAGTCATCATCTGATGGACCTCAGCCACCAAAGAAGAAACCCAAAATGACCAACATTGAACTGCAAGGAGTGCCTAATGATG AAGTCCATCCGCTGCTGGGTGTGAAGGGAGATGGTAAATCCAAGAAGAAGCAAGCAGGCAGGCCTAAAGGATCAAAAG GTGGtgcaatctcagaactgttaTGA
- the RBBP5 gene encoding retinoblastoma-binding protein 5 isoform X6 codes for MNLELLESFGQNYPEEADGTLDCISMALTCTFNRWGTLLAVGCNDGRIVIWDFLTRGIAKIISAHIHPVCSLCWSRDGHKLVSASTDNIVSQWDVLSGDCDQRFRFPSPILKVQYHPRDQNRVLVCPMKSAPVMLTLSDSKHVVLPVDDDSDLNVVASFDRRGEYIYTGNAKGKILVLKTDTQDLVASFRVTTGTSNTTAIKSIEFARKGSCFLINTADRIIRVYDGREILTCGRDGEPEPMQKLQDLVNRTPWKKCCFSGDGEYIVAGSARQHALYIWEKSIGNLVKILHGTRGELLLDVAWHPVRPIIASISSGVVSIWAQNQVENWSAFAPDFKELDENVEYEERESEFDIEDEDKSEPEQTGADAAEDEEVDVTSVDPIAAFCSSDEELEDSKALLYLPIAPEVEDPEENPYGPPPDAVQTSLTDEGIGSEKKRQSSSDGPQPPKKKPKMTNIELQGVPNDEVHPLLGVKGDGKSKKKQAGRPKGSKAGGAISELL; via the exons ATGAACCTGGAGCTGCTCG AATCCTTTGGACAGAACTATCCTGAG GAGGCCGATGGGACGCTGGACTGTATCAGTATGGCTTTGACATGTACCTTTAATAGGTGGGGCACTTTGCTTGCAGTGGGCTGTAACGATGGCCGCATTGTCATCTGGGACTTCTTGACGAGAGGCATAGCCAAAATCATAAGTGCCCATATCCACCCTGTCTGTTCTTTATG CTGGAGTCGAGATGGTCACAAATTGGTGAGTGCTTCAACTGATAACATCGTATCACAGTGGGATGTTCTGTCTGGAGACTGTGACCAGAGGTTTCGGTTCCCTTCACCCATCTTGAAAGTTCAGTATCACCCCCGAGACCA AAACAGGGTTTTGGTGTGTCCCATGAAATCTGCACCAGTGATGCTAACGCTGTCTGATTCAAAACATGTTGTTCTACCTGTGGATGATGACTCCGATCTGAACGTGGTGGCCTCTTTCGACAGGCGAGGGGAATATATCTATACAGGCAATGCCAAGGGGAAG ATCTTGGTCTTAAAAACAGATACTCAGGATCTGGTTGCTTCCTTCAGAGTAACAACTGGAACCAGCAACACCACAGCTATTAAATCAATAGAATTTGCCCGGAAAGGAAG ctgcttTTTAATAAATACAGCTGACCGAATAATCAGGGTATATGATGGTCGGGAAATACTAACCTGTGGGCGAGATGGAGAGCCTGAGCCAATGCAGAAGCTTCAGGATTTAGTAAACAg GACACCATGGAAGAAATGCTGTTTCTCTGGGGATGGGGAGTACATAGTGGCAGGATCAGCACGGCAGCATGCCCTGTACATCTGGGAGAAGAGCATTGGAAACCTAGTGAAAATCCTCCATGGAACCAGAGGGGAGCTGTTGCTAGATGTAGCA TGGCATCCTGTCCGACCAATCATCGCTTCCATTTCCAGTGGTGTTGTGTCAATATGGGCTCAGAATCAAGTG GAAAACTGGAGTGCCTTTGCGCCTGACTTTAAAGAGCTGGATGAAAACGTAGAGTATGAAGAGAGGGAGTCAGAGTTTGACATTGAGGATGAAGATAAGAGTGAGCCAGAGCAGACAG GTGCTGATGCTGCAGAGGATGAGGAAGTGGATGTAACCAGTGTAGATCCTATTGCTGCCTTCTGTAGcag CGATGAAGAACTGGAGGACTCCAAGGCATTGCTGTATTTACCTATTGCTCCTGAAGTGGAAGACCCAGAAGAAAACCCTTATGGACCCCCACCTGATGCTGTCCAGACCTCCCTAACTGATGAGGGAATAGGCTCCGAGAAGAAGAGGCAGTCATCATCTGATGGACCTCAGCCACCAAAGAAGAAACCCAAAATGACCAACATTGAACTGCAAGGAGTGCCTAATGATG AAGTCCATCCGCTGCTGGGTGTGAAGGGAGATGGTAAATCCAAGAAGAAGCAAGCAGGCAGGCCTAAAGGATCAAAAG CAGGTGGtgcaatctcagaactgttaTGA
- the RBBP5 gene encoding retinoblastoma-binding protein 5 isoform X4 has translation MNLELLESFGQNYPEEADGTLDCISMALTCTFNRWGTLLAVGCNDGRIVIWDFLTRGIAKIISAHIHPVCSLCWSRDGHKLVSASTDNIVSQWDVLSGDCDQRFRFPSPILKVQYHPRDQNRVLVCPMKSAPVMLTLSDSKHVVLPVDDDSDLNVVASFDRRGEYIYTGNAKGKILVLKTDTQDLVASFRVTTGTSNTTAIKSIEFARKGSCFLINTADRIIRVYDGREILTCGRDGEPEPMQKLQDLVNRTPWKKCCFSGDGEYIVAGSARQHALYIWEKSIGNLVKILHGTRGELLLDVAWHPVRPIIASISSGVVSIWAQNQVENWSAFAPDFKELDENVEYEERESEFDIEDEDKSEPEQTGADAAEDEEVDVTSVDPIAAFCSSDEELEDSKALLYLPIAPEVEDPEENPYGPPPDAVQTSLTDEGIGSEKKRQSSSDGPQPPKKKPKMTNIELQGVPNDEVHPLLGVKGDGKSKKKQAGRPKGSKGKEKDSPFKPKLYKGDRGALPLEGAAKGKVQAELGQPLTAGGAISELL, from the exons ATGAACCTGGAGCTGCTCG AATCCTTTGGACAGAACTATCCTGAG GAGGCCGATGGGACGCTGGACTGTATCAGTATGGCTTTGACATGTACCTTTAATAGGTGGGGCACTTTGCTTGCAGTGGGCTGTAACGATGGCCGCATTGTCATCTGGGACTTCTTGACGAGAGGCATAGCCAAAATCATAAGTGCCCATATCCACCCTGTCTGTTCTTTATG CTGGAGTCGAGATGGTCACAAATTGGTGAGTGCTTCAACTGATAACATCGTATCACAGTGGGATGTTCTGTCTGGAGACTGTGACCAGAGGTTTCGGTTCCCTTCACCCATCTTGAAAGTTCAGTATCACCCCCGAGACCA AAACAGGGTTTTGGTGTGTCCCATGAAATCTGCACCAGTGATGCTAACGCTGTCTGATTCAAAACATGTTGTTCTACCTGTGGATGATGACTCCGATCTGAACGTGGTGGCCTCTTTCGACAGGCGAGGGGAATATATCTATACAGGCAATGCCAAGGGGAAG ATCTTGGTCTTAAAAACAGATACTCAGGATCTGGTTGCTTCCTTCAGAGTAACAACTGGAACCAGCAACACCACAGCTATTAAATCAATAGAATTTGCCCGGAAAGGAAG ctgcttTTTAATAAATACAGCTGACCGAATAATCAGGGTATATGATGGTCGGGAAATACTAACCTGTGGGCGAGATGGAGAGCCTGAGCCAATGCAGAAGCTTCAGGATTTAGTAAACAg GACACCATGGAAGAAATGCTGTTTCTCTGGGGATGGGGAGTACATAGTGGCAGGATCAGCACGGCAGCATGCCCTGTACATCTGGGAGAAGAGCATTGGAAACCTAGTGAAAATCCTCCATGGAACCAGAGGGGAGCTGTTGCTAGATGTAGCA TGGCATCCTGTCCGACCAATCATCGCTTCCATTTCCAGTGGTGTTGTGTCAATATGGGCTCAGAATCAAGTG GAAAACTGGAGTGCCTTTGCGCCTGACTTTAAAGAGCTGGATGAAAACGTAGAGTATGAAGAGAGGGAGTCAGAGTTTGACATTGAGGATGAAGATAAGAGTGAGCCAGAGCAGACAG GTGCTGATGCTGCAGAGGATGAGGAAGTGGATGTAACCAGTGTAGATCCTATTGCTGCCTTCTGTAGcag CGATGAAGAACTGGAGGACTCCAAGGCATTGCTGTATTTACCTATTGCTCCTGAAGTGGAAGACCCAGAAGAAAACCCTTATGGACCCCCACCTGATGCTGTCCAGACCTCCCTAACTGATGAGGGAATAGGCTCCGAGAAGAAGAGGCAGTCATCATCTGATGGACCTCAGCCACCAAAGAAGAAACCCAAAATGACCAACATTGAACTGCAAGGAGTGCCTAATGATG AAGTCCATCCGCTGCTGGGTGTGAAGGGAGATGGTAAATCCAAGAAGAAGCAAGCAGGCAGGCCTAAAGGATCAAAAGGTAAAGAGAAAGATTCTCCATTTAAACCGAAACTCTacaaaggggacagaggtgctTTACCTCTGGAAGGAGCAGCGAAGGGTAAAGTGCAGGCGGAGCTGGGACAGCCTTTGACAG CAGGTGGtgcaatctcagaactgttaTGA
- the RBBP5 gene encoding retinoblastoma-binding protein 5 isoform X3, which yields MNLELLESFGQNYPEEADGTLDCISMALTCTFNRWGTLLAVGCNDGRIVIWDFLTRGIAKIISAHIHPVCSLCWSRDGHKLVSASTDNIVSQWDVLSGDCDQRFRFPSPILKVQYHPRDQNRVLVCPMKSAPVMLTLSDSKHVVLPVDDDSDLNVVASFDRRGEYIYTGNAKGKILVLKTDTQDLVASFRVTTGTSNTTAIKSIEFARKGSCFLINTADRIIRVYDGREILTCGRDGEPEPMQKLQDLVNRTPWKKCCFSGDGEYIVAGSARQHALYIWEKSIGNLVKILHGTRGELLLDVAWHPVRPIIASISSGVVSIWAQNQVENWSAFAPDFKELDENVEYEERESEFDIEDEDKSEPEQTGADAAEDEEVDVTSVDPIAAFCSSDEELEDSKALLYLPIAPEVEDPEENPYGPPPDAVQTSLTDEGIGSEKKRQSSSDGPQPPKKKPKMTNIELQGVPNDEVHPLLGVKGDGKSKKKQAGRPKGSKGLLCELVSQLLKQQCNMYSSSGSCLNASWKCSSLCKSGALMKYSTDEALPLCCPV from the exons ATGAACCTGGAGCTGCTCG AATCCTTTGGACAGAACTATCCTGAG GAGGCCGATGGGACGCTGGACTGTATCAGTATGGCTTTGACATGTACCTTTAATAGGTGGGGCACTTTGCTTGCAGTGGGCTGTAACGATGGCCGCATTGTCATCTGGGACTTCTTGACGAGAGGCATAGCCAAAATCATAAGTGCCCATATCCACCCTGTCTGTTCTTTATG CTGGAGTCGAGATGGTCACAAATTGGTGAGTGCTTCAACTGATAACATCGTATCACAGTGGGATGTTCTGTCTGGAGACTGTGACCAGAGGTTTCGGTTCCCTTCACCCATCTTGAAAGTTCAGTATCACCCCCGAGACCA AAACAGGGTTTTGGTGTGTCCCATGAAATCTGCACCAGTGATGCTAACGCTGTCTGATTCAAAACATGTTGTTCTACCTGTGGATGATGACTCCGATCTGAACGTGGTGGCCTCTTTCGACAGGCGAGGGGAATATATCTATACAGGCAATGCCAAGGGGAAG ATCTTGGTCTTAAAAACAGATACTCAGGATCTGGTTGCTTCCTTCAGAGTAACAACTGGAACCAGCAACACCACAGCTATTAAATCAATAGAATTTGCCCGGAAAGGAAG ctgcttTTTAATAAATACAGCTGACCGAATAATCAGGGTATATGATGGTCGGGAAATACTAACCTGTGGGCGAGATGGAGAGCCTGAGCCAATGCAGAAGCTTCAGGATTTAGTAAACAg GACACCATGGAAGAAATGCTGTTTCTCTGGGGATGGGGAGTACATAGTGGCAGGATCAGCACGGCAGCATGCCCTGTACATCTGGGAGAAGAGCATTGGAAACCTAGTGAAAATCCTCCATGGAACCAGAGGGGAGCTGTTGCTAGATGTAGCA TGGCATCCTGTCCGACCAATCATCGCTTCCATTTCCAGTGGTGTTGTGTCAATATGGGCTCAGAATCAAGTG GAAAACTGGAGTGCCTTTGCGCCTGACTTTAAAGAGCTGGATGAAAACGTAGAGTATGAAGAGAGGGAGTCAGAGTTTGACATTGAGGATGAAGATAAGAGTGAGCCAGAGCAGACAG GTGCTGATGCTGCAGAGGATGAGGAAGTGGATGTAACCAGTGTAGATCCTATTGCTGCCTTCTGTAGcag CGATGAAGAACTGGAGGACTCCAAGGCATTGCTGTATTTACCTATTGCTCCTGAAGTGGAAGACCCAGAAGAAAACCCTTATGGACCCCCACCTGATGCTGTCCAGACCTCCCTAACTGATGAGGGAATAGGCTCCGAGAAGAAGAGGCAGTCATCATCTGATGGACCTCAGCCACCAAAGAAGAAACCCAAAATGACCAACATTGAACTGCAAGGAGTGCCTAATGATG AAGTCCATCCGCTGCTGGGTGTGAAGGGAGATGGTAAATCCAAGAAGAAGCAAGCAGGCAGGCCTAAAGGATCAAAAG GGCTGCTTTGTGAATTAGTCAGTCAATTGCTAAAACAGCAGTGCAACATGTATTCTTCCTCCGGAAGCTGTTTGAATGCATCATGGAAGTGCAGCAGTCTCTGCAAGTCGGGTGCCTTGATGAAGTACAGTACAGATGAAGCACTGCCATTGTGCTGCCCAGTCTGA
- the RBBP5 gene encoding retinoblastoma-binding protein 5 isoform X1 has product MNLELLESFGQNYPEEADGTLDCISMALTCTFNRWGTLLAVGCNDGRIVIWDFLTRGIAKIISAHIHPVCSLCWSRDGHKLVSASTDNIVSQWDVLSGDCDQRFRFPSPILKVQYHPRDQNRVLVCPMKSAPVMLTLSDSKHVVLPVDDDSDLNVVASFDRRGEYIYTGNAKGKILVLKTDTQDLVASFRVTTGTSNTTAIKSIEFARKGSCFLINTADRIIRVYDGREILTCGRDGEPEPMQKLQDLVNRTPWKKCCFSGDGEYIVAGSARQHALYIWEKSIGNLVKILHGTRGELLLDVAWHPVRPIIASISSGVVSIWAQNQVENWSAFAPDFKELDENVEYEERESEFDIEDEDKSEPEQTGADAAEDEEVDVTSVDPIAAFCSSDEELEDSKALLYLPIAPEVEDPEENPYGPPPDAVQTSLTDEGIGSEKKRQSSSDGPQPPKKKPKMTNIELQGVPNDEVHPLLGVKGDGKSKKKQAGRPKGSKGKEKDSPFKPKLYKGDRGALPLEGAAKGKVQAELGQPLTGLLCELVSQLLKQQCNMYSSSGSCLNASWKCSSLCKSGALMKYSTDEALPLCCPV; this is encoded by the exons ATGAACCTGGAGCTGCTCG AATCCTTTGGACAGAACTATCCTGAG GAGGCCGATGGGACGCTGGACTGTATCAGTATGGCTTTGACATGTACCTTTAATAGGTGGGGCACTTTGCTTGCAGTGGGCTGTAACGATGGCCGCATTGTCATCTGGGACTTCTTGACGAGAGGCATAGCCAAAATCATAAGTGCCCATATCCACCCTGTCTGTTCTTTATG CTGGAGTCGAGATGGTCACAAATTGGTGAGTGCTTCAACTGATAACATCGTATCACAGTGGGATGTTCTGTCTGGAGACTGTGACCAGAGGTTTCGGTTCCCTTCACCCATCTTGAAAGTTCAGTATCACCCCCGAGACCA AAACAGGGTTTTGGTGTGTCCCATGAAATCTGCACCAGTGATGCTAACGCTGTCTGATTCAAAACATGTTGTTCTACCTGTGGATGATGACTCCGATCTGAACGTGGTGGCCTCTTTCGACAGGCGAGGGGAATATATCTATACAGGCAATGCCAAGGGGAAG ATCTTGGTCTTAAAAACAGATACTCAGGATCTGGTTGCTTCCTTCAGAGTAACAACTGGAACCAGCAACACCACAGCTATTAAATCAATAGAATTTGCCCGGAAAGGAAG ctgcttTTTAATAAATACAGCTGACCGAATAATCAGGGTATATGATGGTCGGGAAATACTAACCTGTGGGCGAGATGGAGAGCCTGAGCCAATGCAGAAGCTTCAGGATTTAGTAAACAg GACACCATGGAAGAAATGCTGTTTCTCTGGGGATGGGGAGTACATAGTGGCAGGATCAGCACGGCAGCATGCCCTGTACATCTGGGAGAAGAGCATTGGAAACCTAGTGAAAATCCTCCATGGAACCAGAGGGGAGCTGTTGCTAGATGTAGCA TGGCATCCTGTCCGACCAATCATCGCTTCCATTTCCAGTGGTGTTGTGTCAATATGGGCTCAGAATCAAGTG GAAAACTGGAGTGCCTTTGCGCCTGACTTTAAAGAGCTGGATGAAAACGTAGAGTATGAAGAGAGGGAGTCAGAGTTTGACATTGAGGATGAAGATAAGAGTGAGCCAGAGCAGACAG GTGCTGATGCTGCAGAGGATGAGGAAGTGGATGTAACCAGTGTAGATCCTATTGCTGCCTTCTGTAGcag CGATGAAGAACTGGAGGACTCCAAGGCATTGCTGTATTTACCTATTGCTCCTGAAGTGGAAGACCCAGAAGAAAACCCTTATGGACCCCCACCTGATGCTGTCCAGACCTCCCTAACTGATGAGGGAATAGGCTCCGAGAAGAAGAGGCAGTCATCATCTGATGGACCTCAGCCACCAAAGAAGAAACCCAAAATGACCAACATTGAACTGCAAGGAGTGCCTAATGATG AAGTCCATCCGCTGCTGGGTGTGAAGGGAGATGGTAAATCCAAGAAGAAGCAAGCAGGCAGGCCTAAAGGATCAAAAGGTAAAGAGAAAGATTCTCCATTTAAACCGAAACTCTacaaaggggacagaggtgctTTACCTCTGGAAGGAGCAGCGAAGGGTAAAGTGCAGGCGGAGCTGGGACAGCCTTTGACAG GGCTGCTTTGTGAATTAGTCAGTCAATTGCTAAAACAGCAGTGCAACATGTATTCTTCCTCCGGAAGCTGTTTGAATGCATCATGGAAGTGCAGCAGTCTCTGCAAGTCGGGTGCCTTGATGAAGTACAGTACAGATGAAGCACTGCCATTGTGCTGCCCAGTCTGA